In the Diprion similis isolate iyDipSimi1 chromosome 13, iyDipSimi1.1, whole genome shotgun sequence genome, ttaaggGGGTTTCCCACccacaaaatggcggaatttttcgtggaaaataGCAGTTTACACTTTAGATGgccaccaaaaatttttaaataaaaaaaaaataaccgtaGAACGTTGGGGGGAGGAtttgataatactttgactaaattttaatggattttgatttcaaataatttccgaCCGAGATATAGTGAACACcgcaaatggttttttttctaagacgTTCTGGGGCAAGCTCTGTCATcggcttgttttgcaatatttctgtatgaaaaaattacagaatattgttaaaaatatgcttaataatgtacaaaaggttTTAATGAATTTGCTAAAtccataatttcaaaaaaaaattcataaaaaaagtgttttttttttacgctgaaacccttaccccctctcccccccttaatatcaaatttagtaaataactgtatttttttcttcttattttcgcAGATATCGTCAGGGAGATGAGAGAGGCGGCAAAAGTACGCGAGGAATCGTTAATATCAAAGGTAAAATCAATGATGAACGAAAAGCAGCCCTTTTCATCGATCCCTGATACGGCGACGACGGAATTGGATGAGTTGAAGGTAAAACCACaagtttttatcatttcttatCCACGTTGTGCCTCTTTTAATGTATCTCTATCTTTCCTATAGAAAATCTCTCCATAATTTCAAGTGTTTACTGAATTATTGAGGGGTTACTGCTATTTACTGCTTCAATGTTCGttgcgtttttgaaaaaaaattttactcaatcCTACACTCATCGATtaggtacttttttttttatgacgaATTCTTTTGAGCTGAATACTTCTTCCCTCGATGtaaacaataagaaaaattttttttgcaaattataatacaaattatatttgctgaagtcaatttttctaaatcgttGAAGTGCAGCTTTTTGTTTTGTCTGCTTTTTTGCttgtcttttccttttccttttttttattttaatttcgttACATTACACTTTATAGTATTTCAATCTCGTTATAAAAAACTGgttgtttattcaaaaatattgaattcgcTCAGGGTTTGgctcagaaagaaaaaactttcataGCATTTTATAAGTTTTTACAACGCTATTTTatcctaaaaaaattatatgtataatattaaacgaatcattcattcattgtGTGAAAAAGTTATCTCTCTCAAAACTAGCTTAGAAATTTCTCACTTAGCGTTAAACAATCTTGTGtgggataattttttatccgttCAATATCTAACTTCGTCAAAATTGaacaagattttgaaaaatcgaatgaagaaaattcactattttacaattttttcatattgtttTCACTTTACCTTCGATCGAGCTataagaaataagttttaatCACTAAAAGGCTGAAGTTAGAAAGATTATTGCAATGATTCGTATTACAGAAAACTCGTTATATCGTAATATTCGAAATCTCTGAAACGCAGTAAAATTATaacaaggaaaaaatttattgataatttcaaaactctTAGGCACTTCACAAAgtcattaaaatatttcaaaatagttATCCCCCCTTCCCAATATTCAGCCTTATTTTCAATCGCAATAAAAACGATTTAGTTTCAtgaaaatcatcatcattctTATTCGTTATTGTTGATACACTGAGGATGTTGTTTTGGCATTCATTCTCCCATAACAGAAGGCCAAAACGCTGAACAGTCGAATTTTAGTGTTTGCACAAtggcctctctctctctctctctctctctctctctctctctctctctctctctctctcccctctctccctctctctttctttcttcgtgAGATCGACTGTTTGATTAGGACAACTTAGTATGGCCAGGTGGCGAGTCAGCCCCgccatcatcatcgtcgtcacaCTCTTATTCCGATCCttctttattatattatctgtATGTGTTATGGGTGCATGCCTCTATATGCCTTGTGTTAGTTCacataaaataaattgtcccTCGTATTGTGAATCTGCCAGTCTGCAGGATCGTGAtctcctatacatatattgtcgAGATCCGAAAATTATCGCTCGTCATAAGTCGCCAACAGTGAATTATGGGGGCGAAAAACTACAGACTCAAgtacaataaaatttcgataatatcgagtttttgatttttgatatagaaatggaaaaagaaatggaaatgcatgttttttttttttttttttttttctcttcttcttctattgaaatataaattttccgtTTACATCACAATTATTGTTTCGAGGacatgattgttttttttttttttttttttttttttttttttcatttttgacgcGGACAACGTTTCTTTAAACAAAAGATACATTTCCTATGACattttcgataaattaaaaaaaaaaaaatcttttctccaACCGTTCAGTCATcctgatatttataatttcttgATTTTATCTGCATGCAAGcattgacttgaaaaattctcatctcgagatacattttttaattacatgtCTCATTCGTgttgtaatttataataattgtttaatttcacgtttttcccatcgtatatattatataacttACTGTACGCAATTTCAAGCAATTTCAAAGATATGTATTTCTGGTATTTTGAtatggatttgaaaaaaaaaaaaaaaaaaaaaaaaagaaaggagaagaagaaaaaaaaaactccaacgATTTCACGGGAATTTTTCGACATCttagttttgtaattttccaAAACTATTATTCTACTCACGATTTTAcatatattcaataaaattcgagtttcacgtgttttttacCCGCACTTATTTCATATCCTCAACCACCACCTTCGTGTACCTATacttgcagaaatttttttttttcatttctctcagAAATCAGGggagttgaagaaaaaaatagacaaaCGAACCGAAATAATGTAAGTCCAAACGATTCAACGGACAAAGAAAGGcaaaagcgagagagagagagagagagagagatagatttatatatatatagaaacatatggaatgatgatgatggggGTAAaggaagaagggaaaaaaggaCGCTCGGTGTCGTATGatgttgtggaaaaaaaaaacaaaaaaacaaaaaaaaaacaaaaccccaaaaaaaaaaaaaaaaaaatggcggggGTGGGATTTCATCAGGGACGGGCGTCATGAGCGCAGGGCGGGTATGCGGCCACTTAGCGGCTGTCAGGGAAAAGGCAGGCCTTTCTCTCGGGCcctctcttctttctctcttctccttcctctcttctctcttctcctctcctctcctctcctctcctcttctcttctcttctctttgcCGGGTTCTCATCTCTCCGCAGGGTTCTCGGGTTACAACCATCCATTAGCCTCATCAGCCAAAAGGCAATGGCTGCCTACGCCATCGGCATCCTGGCCTATGTAGCCACTAAATTCTCTCCCCGCCTGCTGCAATTctattgtatatttattttcgtaaaCTCGTATTCcaacgtacatacatgcactatacgttgattttttttatttttttttatttttaattgcagTTCTATTCTGCATTCTTATAAGATGCAGTCGATTTTTTGATATaatttgttttcgaattataatcttatatttttaataaacgtgttgttgaaaagaaaacaagaaccaaaaaccgaaaaaacaaatttgaatcgaCAAAATTAGTTAATTCGTGTTCGTTGATGAATTCGCAAAATGACCGATTactttgtattttattattattattattattattattattttttttttcttacgttttTATTGATCGatatatagaaatattttgttattattttcaattttattttatacagttaCCCGAAtctttggaaattatttttcaaaaaattttattcccgctagatatcgaattttttttcataaattcaatggaaatgattttgaaattttttttttttttttatcggaaaTTTGATCTGATCCGAGAAACGTTGAATTTCTTTATCCTCAGAATCAATTAGCGCGGATCACTGACGAGAAGACAGAGACTGAAGTCCGACTTGCCAAAGTTGAGCAGGAATTAGCTGCACTTAAATCAAGCGCAAAGTGAGTAACGATATCATTCATacacgttatattatatatttatttatatattgatATAACATACAGTctgaattattgttattatacactgtagaaaaaaaaaaaaaaaaaatttcctcagtTTTGTCTCCggattttattctttcaattgttaggaaaaaaaaatttcatctaattgagaaattgatttttctaaataaagtaaaatctAATTAATAAGAAACGAGATTATGGCCGGATATGAAATTCGCTGATCATCCGGATCCGAGAACCGGATCGTTTCgagtggaataccccatatatatatatacacttaaTTAATGTGCATGATTGATATTATATTCTGCAGGAAGAAAATTCTCTATAAAAATTCACTGTTATACACAAAATTGCACACACAGgaaatttcatcaagtttGAGAATTTCAGttcgtgaattttcaaattttgcataagaattttttgtgaattatttgaagaaaaacaaaaatattcttctatACACTTTCACGCAGCGATGTGCAGCAGAAATTTGCGCACTTTCATTACATTTCATCTGCATTTATTTTACACCATAATACCTGTTCGATAGTTGGCAGACAAAaactatgaataataattgaaataacattcgaaaacgaaaattatttattctatgTACGTATACTTTTTGGGCGTAATATATGCGTAAGGTAgtacaatatattataacaaGATTCGTTTTCTCTCAAAAATTCCGCGATTTTAtcgtcaaattttgaattttgaatttcgattatAGAAACCGATTTTTGTgtcgatgaataaaatttgaaataaaaaaaaaaaaataaaacatggtTTCGATTATCGGTTTAAATCCGACCCGGGcgtgtttaaaaaatcgaaaatcttcTGACCGGATCGAATCACCGCGAGTAgcgttgttatttttcatatttttggaatttattGTAACCCAATTATATAGCGACGAGGGTCAGGAGATAGTCGCCCTCGAAGAAGAGACGCTGGCCTTGCGTCGGGAGCTCCAGGAGGCGAGGGCGTCGAGAAATAAGGCCCAAAATCAGGCATCAAAGTGCGTAGTAAAAAACGCCGAAGTAGCTGCCGCTTCTCCAAGGCCTGTCACGCCTGACAACCATCACGTCaccaaaacaaaaaccaaaaccaccaccaccaccaccaccaccaccaccgccaTGCATAATTATACCACAGTAACACAGCCATCGCAATTACCGCAACACGCTGCAGTCATAATCAGTAACACCGATCACGTAATCGCACCTCTACCGTCCCAGTCAAAAGATACCGATACCGATCCCGATACCGATCCCGTTACCGATTTCTCTCCGATCGCTTCGAAATCCTGCGAAAATACTCCCCCGAGTATCGAGAACGCTTTGTCAAAGTTTAAACCGGTTTTCGATGAAGAAATCGGCGccgattttccattttttaatcatgAGATCGATGATAATCGATATCGCGaatcggtggaaaaaaattattgtacgaACGACGATCGGGAGGAGAAAATATTggacaaaaatcatttcacaaCTTCAACTTCAACCCCTATGAAGACTGACGGTTCTTGCAATAACGATTCCGCAGTAACGAATAACGCGATACGCGATGTTTTTGACAAGTGTATCCGGGATTTTAACGATcaggaatttttcaacaacgaaACGGATGATCGCAAATCACCGGATATTATCGAATTGAAGGAAATGcaagcgaaaaatttcaacgccaATGACTGCATCGACGATATACCGGAAGTTGCCGTCGTCGATGGGAAATCCTTCGGGCGTCTTAATATCGTTAAGAAACCGGCGTGCTCCGTTAGAATTATTAATTCCAAAGGCCTCAAACCTCCACCGACAAAGGCAACTTACACCACTGcttatatatagaaaaataggAAAATTGGGCATTTCGTTATTGTTAGATACGATTTAGTCCGATCATCGAATTCCGgatttttcacaaatcaattgaaaatctACGAAAATTGTGAACCAACATTTTACTTAGATACTTCTTTTCTAACGataaggaaattttttaattcccgttagtgacatttttttaaatttttcccaaaaaaaaaaaaaaaaaaaaaaatcaaacgcaGGGAAAATTCTTATCTGttgatgtttgtttttttttttctagctttattcataccgtaaaaaattgacacaTCGTTCAAGAAACGATGCAGACTTTCAACTTTCggttaatttgtttaaaattttatcgaaattggagtcccccccccccctcccttttttttttcaatcgtttgtagattgacaaatttttgacaaatgtTGTCGAATTTTTAATCTCATTATATCGTGACGTTACTATAATTGTATAAACTAGGAATCTGAAgcaataatattttgtttaaaaatatattaatgaagggaaaaaaagaaaagaaaagaaaagaattcgaGGCATTAGTTAATTACGCGATTTTCTGGGTAtctataaatgaaattattacgaaatccgaatacgatttttcgaaatttatgaACTACGatctgaagaaaattttattaaaaaaaaaaaaaaaaattaaatttctcgcGTTATCGCGTCTCAAAATATCTCCACATTCCAACCATTTTATCCAACTCTCTATCCCGACAGAAAATCAAAATCTCactacaaatatatatatatatatatatatctatgtatacacTTTTTCAATAATCTAACGGGTCTtctgttataataattaattattcacaatGGCGTTATTAAATCAAACTTTAGAACTCTAGAAACCCatagacagagagaaaaaaaacaaaaaaaaacaacacataaacaaagaaaacgatgtgcatatatatttatatatatggtatattgTTGCTGGGGATTCAACCTACCTCTACTGTACATACGACCcgtgaaaaccaaaaaaaaaaccaaaacaatAAAGCACGtaggttcttcttcttcttttttttaattttaatatatcaTTCGTTCATTCTCATCTTTCTTTGCATTACTtatgtttaattaatattatagacGCTGCAtgcttgattatttttcttatgtgttttgttgtatataatatcttaCGTAAATGTATATTggcttttgtttttatataactatatgtatatatatatatatatatatatacctatagtatatatacgatacgTTATTGTATATTTCGTCGCGCTACGCTGTTGGAAGTAATAATTCGTCtacatatattgaaaaatattgatatttttttttatcttaccaaaaatgaccaagaaTTCTTTCTTGTTcgtacgacaaaaaaaaaaaaaaaaaaaaaaattcttccgcggaaagtcaagttttttttttttttttttttatcgagtttgaaaaaatacattgaaaGGTGTccagttgaatgaaaaaagttttattaatattgttaaatttttcaattattcttacACGTGAAttaaaacgtaaaattttttttttccggtaCATCTTTCGTgttgtagaagaaaaaaaaaaatttcacattattATAACTCATTATAGTTGTTTCAACAGTTCCGTATTGTGCCCgcgtgtttgtgtgtgtgtgtgtgtgtgtacataaaTATGCATGAATTTGTGATTATACTATCTATAATAATCATGTATTTTAACTATATATACTAAAtgctgtaaaataataataatgcttaTACTGTACACATAGGTATGATAATACTTATATATCGTGAACATTTCTGCAACAAGCGTCACTAAttctttctcctttctttttttttttttttcatcttacgtgaaattttttttacgcgaaatatataataataatatcattaaaatttttattttttttattcctaaatGCTAATTCTTGTCTCTTGTTTATTCACTTTGTTTCGCTGgttttagtttcttttttttttctttttttttggtatctcACAGTTTCTGtctaatcaattttcaaaaaaatatccttcgaataatttcaaacggagctgaaaaccgaaaatttttccaacaaacttgataatatttttctctcaagtataggattatttttatctactgtatttttttttttttttttttctcatcgaaggaaaaagaaaaaggaaagaaatgcATTGGCTGGATTTTTCTGATTTCTTCTTCAGCTTTCCCCTTCGAGTAATATTCAATTAAGTGTGTTTTTAcgtaaatttgttttatcaaaaatttgtcTCTTAACGATTTATgtaagtcgttttttttttttttcaaccaattcgcctaatgacgaagaaaaaaagaaagaaagaaagaaagaaagaaagaaagagaaacaagacagaaataattcacatcgtaacaataataacaattaatcgATAATAAAACCGAGAGTGTAACACTGAGGGTAATGTAagtcaaaaaaattggaaaaaaaaagaattcaagtcgaaagtaaaaaataatgatggaaaaaaatggggCCCATAATTGCCTCGTGTGATTTTTATCACTATAGACTGGAACAATTGGTCGGAATACTTCGGCAGAAGACGAACGGTTCTAGCGTCGATGAAATCGAAGTGGCTCCCGGTATTAGGCATCTCCTTACTTCGTCgtcgacgatgacgacgacgacgacgacggggaTGACAACGTCAGTGAATAACATCAACGacctgacgacgacgacgacgatttcCGACGGGAATAGCAGCAGTGCCGATCCCCGATCGTCGGCTAGCTCGATTagtcaaaataattcat is a window encoding:
- the LOC124414058 gene encoding uncharacterized protein LOC124414058 isoform X1, with protein sequence MEKRPGDSRRDQTSQQKSGHSGNSTSNSSNSTAGINSNSSGISSNSTGLSSITVNGNSSNSRNHYHHHHHAKKSKRRGSKKGNGNLPQPGELGHCVDSRQQQGQQQQFNSQQKGYVSVPSNSAAQLEYGKIYWQQSPVQQQLLATQNGQRLFTAVSDPTVCGYSPMPLTYAMEPVSLPPMYQLYQPVPRPSYHSYRGRPRHNHAQGASGISGGKIPMPFNYGNGYANLHENNVGYSTGIGYQNGDYASLPPAANIENGVTAQELGCEHRRYSDPGLGPLQIPKIGKSDDSESMDSASSVTTIERSSKLVLSLIEQVTALKGSNSQLFRELHQTKAELETVKMELNRLKQSSFADYQPGMLSDIVREMREAAKVREESLISKVKSMMNEKQPFSSIPDTATTELDELKNQLARITDEKTETEVRLAKVEQELAALKSSANDEGQEIVALEEETLALRRELQEARASRNKAQNQASKCVVKNAEVAAASPRPVTPDNHHVTKTKTKTTTTTTTTTTAMHNYTTVTQPSQLPQHAAVIISNTDHVIAPLPSQSKDTDTDPDTDPVTDFSPIASKSCENTPPSIENALSKFKPVFDEEIGADFPFFNHEIDDNRYRESVEKNYCTNDDREEKILDKNHFTTSTSTPMKTDGSCNNDSAVTNNAIRDVFDKCIRDFNDQEFFNNETDDRKSPDIIELKEMQAKNFNANDCIDDIPEVAVVDGKSFGRLNIVKKPACSVRIINSKGLKPPPTKATYTTAYI
- the LOC124414058 gene encoding uncharacterized protein LOC124414058 isoform X2; its protein translation is MEKRPGDSRRDQTSQQKSGHSGNSTSNSSNSTAGINSNSSGISSNSTGLSSITVNGNSSNSRNHYHHHHHAKKSKRRGSKKGNGNLPQPGELGHCVDSRQQQGQQQQFNSQQKGYVSVPSNSAAQLEYGKIYWQQSPVQQQLLATQNGQRLFTAVSDPTVCGYSPMPLTYAMEPVSLPPMYQLYQPVPRPSYHSYRGRPRHNHAQGASGISGGKIPMPFNYGNGYANLHENNVGYSTGIGYQNGDYASLPPAANIENGVTAQELGCEHRRYSDPGLGPLQIPKIGKSDDSESMDSASSVTTIERSSKLVLSLIEQVTALKGSNSQLFRELHQTKAELETVKMELNRLKQSSFADYQPGMLSDIVREMREAAKVREESLISKVKSMMNEKQPFSSIPDTATTELDELKNQLARITDEKTETEVRLAKVEQELAALKSSANDEGQEIVALEEETLALRRELQEARASRNKAQNQASKCVVKNAEVAAASPRPVTPDNHHVTKTKTKTTHNYTTVTQPSQLPQHAAVIISNTDHVIAPLPSQSKDTDTDPDTDPVTDFSPIASKSCENTPPSIENALSKFKPVFDEEIGADFPFFNHEIDDNRYRESVEKNYCTNDDREEKILDKNHFTTSTSTPMKTDGSCNNDSAVTNNAIRDVFDKCIRDFNDQEFFNNETDDRKSPDIIELKEMQAKNFNANDCIDDIPEVAVVDGKSFGRLNIVKKPACSVRIINSKGLKPPPTKATYTTAYI